The following are from one region of the Amblyraja radiata isolate CabotCenter1 chromosome 42, sAmbRad1.1.pri, whole genome shotgun sequence genome:
- the LOC116967963 gene encoding zinc finger protein 501-like → MEDHMVGHNKEKRYEYDVCGKACQSPSQLQTHRRVHTGEKPYCCSACGKSFSRLSGLQRHQRVHSSERLFNCSDCGKGFNLSTHLKVHRRLHSGEWPYICSDCGKSFTQSCQLLEHKRTHAGERP, encoded by the exons atggaggaccacatggtgGGGCACAACAAGGAA aagcgttatgagtacgacgtgtgtggcaaggcctgccagagcccgagccagctgcagacccaccggcgggtgcacacgggcgagaagccctattgcTGCTCCGCATGTGGCAAGAGCTTTAGCCGGTTGTCGGGACTGCAGaggcaccagcgggtgcacagcagtgagcggctcttcaactgctccgactgtggcaaaggcttcaaTTTGTCCAcacacctgaaggtgcacaggcgcctgcacagcGGGGAATGGCCCTACATCTGCAGCgattgcggcaagagcttcacccagtccTGTCAACTGCTGGAGCACAAACgcacccacgccggcgagcgcccctaa